From a region of the Zingiber officinale cultivar Zhangliang chromosome 4B, Zo_v1.1, whole genome shotgun sequence genome:
- the LOC121977098 gene encoding actin-related protein 3-like isoform X2 — protein MADLDYFIGDEALSLPSSGVYNLSYPIQRSQVTNWDTMEKFWQQCIYNYLNCDPEDHYFLLTESPICSPEDREYMGEIMFETFNVPGLYVAVQPILALSAGCSTDKPQMTGVVVDIGDGATHVVPVVDGYIIGSSIKSFPISGNDVTQFVLQLLQERGELIPPEDSLGIARKVKEMYCYTSSDIVKEYNKHDKKPDKYIKQWVGVKPKTGVPFSFDIGYERFLGPEVFFHPEIYISDYDTPLSDVIDKCVQSAPIDTRRGLYKNVVLSGGSTMFKGFQKRLQKDLKKIVDDRIATSNARLGADVTSQPVEVNVVSHPIQRSAVWFGGSVVASLPEFYESCNTKEDYDEHGASICRTSPIFKGMY, from the exons ATGGCTGATCTTGACTATTTCATTGGAGATGAGGCTTTATCACTGCCCTCAAGTGGAGTTTACAATCTCAGTTATCCTATACAACGTAGTCAG GTTACAAACTGGGACACCAtggaaaaattttggcagcagtGCATCTACAATTACTTAAATTGTGATCCTGAGGATCACTATTTTCTCTTGACAGAGAGCCCAATTTGTTCTCCAGAAGATCGTGAGTATATGGGAGAAATCATGTTTGAAACATTCAATGTCCCTGGACTTTATGTAGCAGTTCAACCCATCCTCGCACTATCTGCTGGGTGCTCAACTGACAAA CCTCAAATGACAGGAGTCGTTGTTGACATTGGAGATGGAGCTACCCATGTTGTACCTGTTGTAGATGGCTATATAATAGGGAGTAGCATCAAATCTTTCCCAATTTCTGGCAATGATGTGACTCAATTTGTTTTACAACTTCTACAG GAAAGAGGAGAGCTTATTCCACCTGAAGATTCTCTTGGAATAGCTAGGAAGGTGAAGGAAATGTACTGTTACACTTCATCAGATATTGTCAAG GAGTACAATAAACATGACAAGAAGCCTGACAAGTACATCAAGCAATGGGTTGGCGTTAAACCAAAGACTGGTGTGCCTTTTTCATTTGACATTGGCTATGAGCGCTTTCTTGGACCAGAG GTTTTCTTTCATCCTGAAATTTATATTAGTGATTATGATACTCCGTTATCTGATGTAATTGACAAGTGTGTCCAGTCAGCACCGATTGACACCAGAAGGGGTTTATATAAG AATGTAGTTTTATCTGGGGGATCAACTATGTTTAAAGGTTTCCAAAAAAGATTGCagaaggatttaaagaaaatagTTGATGATCGAATTGCAACGTCCAATGCACGCCTTGGTGCGGATGTAACA TCTCAGCCTGTGGAGGTCAACGTTGTAAGCCACCCTATCCAAAGATCTGCAGTTTGGTTTGGAGGTTCTGTAGTCGCATCTCTACCTGAATTCTATGAG TCTTGTAACACAAAAGAGGACTATGATGAACACGGAGCAAGTATATGTCGAACTAGTCCTATCTTTAAGGGGATGTATTGA
- the LOC121977098 gene encoding actin-related protein 3-like isoform X1: MDAALRPAVVIDNGTGYTKVGYAGNVEPSFSLPTVVAVNESFLNQSNGGNIGNYLAQYNTGIMADLDYFIGDEALSLPSSGVYNLSYPIQRSQVTNWDTMEKFWQQCIYNYLNCDPEDHYFLLTESPICSPEDREYMGEIMFETFNVPGLYVAVQPILALSAGCSTDKPQMTGVVVDIGDGATHVVPVVDGYIIGSSIKSFPISGNDVTQFVLQLLQERGELIPPEDSLGIARKVKEMYCYTSSDIVKEYNKHDKKPDKYIKQWVGVKPKTGVPFSFDIGYERFLGPEVFFHPEIYISDYDTPLSDVIDKCVQSAPIDTRRGLYKNVVLSGGSTMFKGFQKRLQKDLKKIVDDRIATSNARLGADVTSQPVEVNVVSHPIQRSAVWFGGSVVASLPEFYESCNTKEDYDEHGASICRTSPIFKGMY, from the exons ATGGACGCAGCTTTGCGACCCGCCGTCGTCATCGACAACGGGACCGG GTATACTAAAGTGGGTTATGCTGGCAATGTTGAGCCATCCTTTTCCCTCCCTACTGTTGTAGCTGTCAATGAGTCTTTCTTGAATCAGTCAAACGGTGGCAACATAGGaaattatttagcacagtatAACACTGGAATAATGGCTGATCTTGACTATTTCATTGGAGATGAGGCTTTATCACTGCCCTCAAGTGGAGTTTACAATCTCAGTTATCCTATACAACGTAGTCAG GTTACAAACTGGGACACCAtggaaaaattttggcagcagtGCATCTACAATTACTTAAATTGTGATCCTGAGGATCACTATTTTCTCTTGACAGAGAGCCCAATTTGTTCTCCAGAAGATCGTGAGTATATGGGAGAAATCATGTTTGAAACATTCAATGTCCCTGGACTTTATGTAGCAGTTCAACCCATCCTCGCACTATCTGCTGGGTGCTCAACTGACAAA CCTCAAATGACAGGAGTCGTTGTTGACATTGGAGATGGAGCTACCCATGTTGTACCTGTTGTAGATGGCTATATAATAGGGAGTAGCATCAAATCTTTCCCAATTTCTGGCAATGATGTGACTCAATTTGTTTTACAACTTCTACAG GAAAGAGGAGAGCTTATTCCACCTGAAGATTCTCTTGGAATAGCTAGGAAGGTGAAGGAAATGTACTGTTACACTTCATCAGATATTGTCAAG GAGTACAATAAACATGACAAGAAGCCTGACAAGTACATCAAGCAATGGGTTGGCGTTAAACCAAAGACTGGTGTGCCTTTTTCATTTGACATTGGCTATGAGCGCTTTCTTGGACCAGAG GTTTTCTTTCATCCTGAAATTTATATTAGTGATTATGATACTCCGTTATCTGATGTAATTGACAAGTGTGTCCAGTCAGCACCGATTGACACCAGAAGGGGTTTATATAAG AATGTAGTTTTATCTGGGGGATCAACTATGTTTAAAGGTTTCCAAAAAAGATTGCagaaggatttaaagaaaatagTTGATGATCGAATTGCAACGTCCAATGCACGCCTTGGTGCGGATGTAACA TCTCAGCCTGTGGAGGTCAACGTTGTAAGCCACCCTATCCAAAGATCTGCAGTTTGGTTTGGAGGTTCTGTAGTCGCATCTCTACCTGAATTCTATGAG TCTTGTAACACAAAAGAGGACTATGATGAACACGGAGCAAGTATATGTCGAACTAGTCCTATCTTTAAGGGGATGTATTGA